A DNA window from Streptomyces bacillaris contains the following coding sequences:
- a CDS encoding MFS transporter encodes MTETTEQPARRPRIFADLTPLRAYPDYRRLWFGNTVSWIGQGMTALAVSLQVYDITGSAFSVGLIGFCSLVPLVVFGLYGGAVADTVDRRKLGLFSAAGSFLLALVLALATFAGVENVGLLYAIVALQAVCFALNAPARSSMIARLLPPEQLPAANALSSMTTTTGALVGPMLGGLIVGWWGYRAAYTVDAVTFTASLYAMWRLPSMLPDRKAEGEARKRASVTDGLRFLGTRPNLRMTFFTDLCAMVLAHPRALFPVVAVVWYGGDARTTGMLVAAPALGALLGGVFSGWLGRIRRHGLAVLLAVGSWGAAIAVFGLTRHLWLGLLFLALAGCADTVSMVFRNTMLQAAVPDEMRGRLQGVFIVVVAGGPRLGDFLAGSVADLTSPAVAVVGGGAACVVAVGLLALKWRGFARYDARDPQP; translated from the coding sequence GTGACCGAAACGACCGAGCAGCCCGCCCGCCGTCCCCGGATATTCGCCGACCTCACCCCGCTGCGCGCCTACCCCGACTACCGGCGCCTCTGGTTCGGGAACACCGTGTCCTGGATCGGGCAGGGCATGACGGCCCTCGCCGTCTCGCTCCAGGTCTACGACATCACCGGCTCCGCGTTCTCCGTCGGGCTCATCGGGTTCTGCTCGCTCGTGCCGCTCGTCGTGTTCGGGCTCTACGGCGGGGCCGTCGCGGACACCGTCGACCGGCGCAAGCTCGGCCTGTTCAGCGCCGCCGGATCGTTCCTCCTGGCCCTCGTCCTGGCCCTGGCCACTTTCGCCGGGGTCGAGAACGTCGGCCTGCTGTACGCGATCGTCGCCCTCCAGGCCGTCTGCTTCGCGCTCAACGCCCCGGCCCGCTCCTCGATGATCGCCCGGCTCCTGCCGCCCGAACAGCTGCCCGCCGCCAACGCGCTCAGCTCCATGACCACGACGACGGGCGCGCTCGTCGGCCCGATGCTGGGCGGGCTGATCGTCGGCTGGTGGGGATACCGCGCCGCGTACACCGTCGACGCCGTCACCTTCACCGCCTCCCTGTACGCGATGTGGCGGCTGCCCTCGATGCTGCCCGACCGGAAGGCGGAGGGCGAGGCCCGCAAGCGGGCCTCCGTGACGGACGGGCTGCGCTTCCTCGGCACCCGGCCCAACCTCCGGATGACCTTCTTCACCGACCTGTGCGCGATGGTGCTCGCCCACCCCCGGGCGCTCTTCCCGGTGGTCGCCGTCGTCTGGTACGGAGGTGACGCCCGGACCACCGGCATGCTCGTGGCCGCCCCGGCGCTCGGCGCGCTGCTCGGCGGGGTCTTCTCCGGCTGGCTCGGCCGCATCCGCCGCCACGGCCTCGCCGTCCTGCTCGCCGTCGGCAGCTGGGGCGCCGCCATCGCCGTCTTCGGGCTCACCCGCCACCTCTGGCTCGGGCTGCTCTTCCTGGCGCTCGCCGGGTGCGCCGACACCGTCTCCATGGTCTTCCGGAACACCATGCTCCAGGCGGCGGTCCCGGACGAGATGCGCGGCCGGCTCCAGGGCGTGTTCATCGTCGTGGTGGCGGGCGGGCCCCGGCTCGGGGACTTCCTGGCCGGTTCGGTGGCCGACCTCACCTCTCCGGCCGTGGCCGTCGTCGGGGGCGGGGCGGCCTGCGTGGTGGCGGTCGGTCTGCTGGCCCTGAAGTGGCGGGGCTTCGCCCGGTACGACGCCCGCGACCCGCAGCCGTAA
- a CDS encoding Lrp/AsnC family transcriptional regulator, translated as MDRLDREILGILQEDARISYRDLGVRVGLSANAAGDRVRRMRKDGVIRGFTVIVDPAADTRSGLVVFIDVTLRLDTTNEEFERSVLMLPGITEVVHVTGGHDYLIRATAADPVALDTLLRRLKREAGVAHSTTRIALRAAPKH; from the coding sequence ATGGATCGGCTGGACAGGGAAATCCTCGGCATTCTCCAGGAGGACGCCCGGATCTCGTACCGGGATCTGGGCGTACGTGTGGGGCTCAGCGCCAACGCGGCGGGCGACCGGGTCCGCCGGATGCGCAAGGACGGGGTGATCCGGGGCTTCACCGTCATCGTCGACCCGGCCGCCGACACCCGTTCGGGCCTGGTCGTCTTCATCGATGTGACGCTGCGGCTGGACACGACGAACGAGGAGTTCGAGCGCTCGGTGCTGATGCTGCCCGGGATCACGGAGGTGGTGCACGTGACGGGCGGCCACGACTATCTGATCCGCGCCACGGCGGCCGACCCGGTCGCGCTGGACACGCTGCTGCGGCGGCTGAAACGGGAGGCGGGCGTGGCCCACTCCACCACCCGGATCGCCCTTCGGGCGGCGCCGAAGCACTGA
- a CDS encoding nitrate/nitrite transporter: protein MNSAVKQSPEPPDAPAPTAAAAPSAAAYRNLVMATIGFALTFWAWNLIAPMSGDYKDRLGLSSFQQSFLVAVPVLVGSLGRIPLGALTDKYGAKLMFPLVSALTIVPVLLLIPAKNSYGAMIAVGFLLGLGGTTFAIGVPLVNSWFPPARRGFALGVFGMGMGGVALSGYFTPRIAKHGDNLPFLVVAGALVVFALLAAVLVSDHPDRKVPTDTLAHRLGGAAKLRVTWELSALYAIGFGGIVAFGVYLPTYLKTWYEMSPTEAGTKAAGFALVTVVFRPIGGWLSDRVHPALVTAGALLLAALMAVVQAFEPPLNPIGTIALLAMAAGLGTASGSVFALVSQVTPQPKVGSVTGIVGAMGGLGGFVPPLVMGAIYSAKDSYAIGFMLLSDLALAGCVYAYGRMRNVRRGG from the coding sequence GTGAACTCCGCCGTCAAGCAGTCCCCGGAGCCACCGGACGCCCCCGCCCCGACGGCGGCCGCCGCGCCTTCCGCCGCCGCGTACCGGAACCTCGTCATGGCCACGATCGGCTTCGCCCTCACCTTCTGGGCCTGGAACCTGATCGCGCCGATGTCCGGCGACTACAAGGACCGGCTGGGGCTCAGCTCGTTCCAGCAGTCGTTCCTGGTGGCCGTGCCGGTGCTGGTCGGGTCGCTGGGCCGGATCCCGCTGGGCGCGCTGACCGACAAGTACGGCGCGAAGCTGATGTTCCCGCTGGTGTCGGCGCTGACGATCGTGCCGGTGCTGCTGCTGATCCCGGCGAAGAACTCGTACGGGGCGATGATCGCGGTCGGCTTCCTGCTGGGGCTCGGCGGCACGACGTTCGCGATCGGCGTCCCGCTGGTCAACTCGTGGTTCCCGCCCGCCAGACGGGGGTTCGCGCTGGGCGTGTTCGGCATGGGCATGGGCGGCGTGGCGCTCTCCGGCTACTTCACCCCGCGCATCGCGAAGCACGGCGACAACCTGCCGTTCCTCGTGGTCGCGGGGGCGCTGGTGGTGTTCGCGCTGCTGGCCGCCGTCCTGGTCAGCGACCACCCCGACCGGAAGGTCCCCACGGACACCCTGGCCCACCGGCTGGGCGGTGCGGCGAAACTGCGGGTGACCTGGGAGCTGTCGGCGCTGTACGCGATCGGGTTCGGCGGGATCGTGGCGTTCGGGGTCTATCTGCCGACGTACCTGAAGACCTGGTACGAGATGTCCCCGACCGAGGCGGGCACCAAGGCGGCCGGGTTCGCGCTGGTCACCGTCGTCTTCCGGCCGATCGGCGGCTGGCTCTCGGACCGCGTCCACCCGGCGCTGGTGACGGCGGGCGCCCTGCTGCTGGCGGCCCTGATGGCGGTCGTCCAGGCCTTCGAACCGCCCCTGAACCCGATCGGCACCATCGCCCTGCTGGCCATGGCGGCCGGGCTCGGCACCGCGAGCGGCAGCGTCTTCGCCCTGGTCTCGCAGGTGACCCCGCAGCCGAAGGTGGGCAGCGTGACGGGGATCGTCGGCGCGATGGGCGGGCTCGGCGGCTTCGTACCGCCGCTGGTGATGGGGGCGATCTACAGCGCCAAGGACTCGTACGCGATCGGCTTCATGCTCCTGTCCGACCTGGCGCTGGCGGGGTGCGTGTACGCGTACGGACGGATGCGGAACGTCCGGCGCGGCGGGTGA
- a CDS encoding phosphodiester glycosidase family protein — MPAAVAVASVLLLGAAAPGQLPRTGGAVAGTEPVGRMPLGPADVPTQTRPADLLAPGVTYRKYWQGEASDAWSVWVRHPQTGTETFGSRADADRLARDVDAAGFTARVDVFTVPESVDTDSRVVGYGVRVGRFAADRREDAVQARQALADAGFDRSRIFFTAEDGGASRGPWQVRVITVAPSARVTLKAVHGKDVQGSETVRQLAAESGALVAVNGSEFDIDSPNNGDFGGFEGVPQGLYLQNNVLLGTPNNGRTALLLEGLQGRAAVDEISSETRITAPDGAVRVVDGIHRPAGHVLGCGGVGNDYRASNRARTLQPWRNTTCHDPDEIVVFRPEWGATTPTPVRRGDSWTDPATGWQAQWYADRAEFLAHTVDVVMDGNWVVKQLRTPAGGPIPPGGRVLQGIGEGAAWLRAHSEIGKAFKPGSTVRGRDGRSVTTPALSAVAGGTPALVRGGEVWLNPAANGMAQASCVPADLDPGQKCRANNTLLQRHARTLAGVTAAGELLLVTIDGRDPALSVGATLPEAAAVMKWLGARDAVGLGSGGDTTLIAGNTLYNRPVDDWGGPLRERRVSNAVVVVEKP, encoded by the coding sequence GTGCCCGCGGCCGTCGCCGTCGCCTCGGTGCTGCTGCTCGGGGCGGCTGCGCCGGGCCAACTGCCGCGTACGGGCGGGGCGGTGGCCGGTACGGAACCGGTGGGGCGGATGCCGCTCGGCCCCGCCGACGTACCGACGCAGACCAGACCCGCCGACCTGCTGGCCCCGGGTGTCACGTACCGGAAGTACTGGCAGGGAGAGGCCTCGGACGCCTGGTCGGTCTGGGTCCGCCACCCGCAGACGGGCACGGAGACCTTCGGTTCGCGGGCGGACGCCGACCGGCTGGCGAGGGACGTGGACGCGGCCGGATTCACCGCCCGCGTCGATGTCTTCACCGTGCCGGAGAGCGTCGACACGGACAGCCGGGTGGTGGGGTACGGGGTCCGGGTAGGCCGGTTCGCCGCCGACCGCCGGGAGGACGCCGTCCAGGCCCGGCAGGCGCTGGCGGACGCCGGTTTCGACAGGAGCCGGATCTTCTTCACCGCCGAGGACGGGGGCGCGAGCCGGGGCCCGTGGCAGGTCAGGGTGATCACGGTCGCGCCGTCGGCCCGGGTCACGCTGAAGGCCGTGCACGGGAAGGACGTCCAGGGCTCCGAGACCGTCCGGCAGCTGGCGGCGGAGAGCGGCGCGCTCGTCGCGGTCAACGGCTCGGAGTTCGACATCGACAGCCCCAACAACGGCGACTTCGGCGGCTTCGAAGGCGTACCCCAGGGCCTGTACCTCCAGAACAACGTGCTGCTCGGTACCCCGAACAACGGCAGGACCGCCCTCCTGCTGGAAGGGCTCCAGGGCCGGGCCGCCGTCGACGAGATCAGCTCCGAGACCCGGATCACCGCACCCGACGGAGCGGTCCGGGTGGTCGACGGCATCCACCGGCCGGCCGGTCATGTGCTGGGCTGCGGCGGGGTCGGCAACGACTACCGCGCCTCCAACCGCGCCCGGACGCTCCAGCCCTGGCGGAACACGACCTGCCACGACCCCGACGAGATCGTGGTCTTCCGCCCGGAGTGGGGCGCCACCACCCCCACCCCGGTGCGCCGGGGCGACAGCTGGACCGACCCCGCCACCGGGTGGCAGGCGCAGTGGTACGCGGACCGGGCGGAGTTCCTGGCGCACACGGTCGATGTGGTCATGGACGGCAACTGGGTCGTCAAGCAGCTCCGTACCCCGGCGGGCGGCCCGATCCCGCCCGGCGGCCGGGTCCTCCAGGGCATCGGGGAGGGCGCCGCCTGGCTCCGCGCGCACAGCGAGATCGGCAAGGCGTTCAAGCCCGGCTCCACGGTCCGGGGCCGGGACGGCAGGTCCGTGACCACCCCGGCGCTCTCGGCGGTGGCGGGCGGTACGCCGGCGCTGGTGCGGGGCGGTGAGGTGTGGCTGAACCCGGCCGCCAACGGGATGGCCCAGGCCTCCTGCGTACCGGCCGACCTCGACCCGGGGCAGAAGTGCCGCGCCAACAACACGCTGTTGCAGCGTCACGCCCGTACGCTCGCGGGGGTCACCGCCGCCGGTGAGCTGCTGCTCGTCACCATCGACGGCCGCGACCCCGCGCTGAGCGTGGGAGCGACGCTGCCCGAGGCGGCCGCGGTGATGAAGTGGCTGGGCGCCCGGGACGCGGTGGGGCTCGGCAGCGGCGGCGACACCACCCTCATCGCCGGGAACACGCTCTACAACCGGCCGGTGGACGACTGGGGCGGGCCCCTGCGCGAGCGGCGCGTGAGCAACGCCGTGGTCGTCGTCGAGAAACCCTGA
- a CDS encoding rod shape-determining protein, which translates to MTVSLEQLQRCHVAVDLGAARTRVYVKGLGLVVDEPSVAAVNIRTGSLIAVGVLAEQMTGRTPEYIRVVRPVSGGSVVDIEMAQRMLRHLLGDKLRRQLRRKPRLRAAACIPHEADPLAQRATVETLVGLGARRVELVDTLIAAAAGCGLPVEQPTATMIMACGAATTQIAVLSLGSIVTAVRIPVGGNAIDEAVIQYLRQHHALLLPSQSVRPLQLALHGNGLQLTGPALTEIHGRDVATGLARSVQVDTAAVRKAIHTPLTAVLDGVGKVLRECPPDLVADLADRGIMMVGGSALLPGLDQMLREATGMPVLIAERPDVCSVLGLGAMLDGKIQPMVLNPLAG; encoded by the coding sequence GTGACCGTCAGCCTTGAGCAGTTGCAGCGTTGCCACGTCGCCGTCGATCTCGGGGCCGCGAGGACCCGGGTGTACGTGAAGGGGCTCGGGCTCGTCGTCGACGAACCGAGCGTCGCCGCCGTCAACATCCGTACGGGATCGCTCATCGCGGTCGGCGTGCTCGCCGAGCAGATGACCGGCCGCACCCCCGAGTACATCCGGGTCGTCCGCCCGGTCTCCGGCGGCTCCGTCGTCGACATCGAGATGGCCCAGCGGATGCTGCGCCACCTCCTCGGCGACAAGCTCCGCCGCCAGCTGCGCCGCAAGCCCCGGCTGCGCGCCGCCGCCTGCATCCCGCACGAGGCCGATCCGCTGGCCCAGCGCGCCACGGTGGAGACCCTGGTCGGGCTCGGCGCCCGGCGGGTCGAGCTGGTGGACACCCTGATCGCGGCGGCGGCGGGGTGCGGGCTGCCGGTGGAGCAGCCGACCGCGACCATGATCATGGCGTGCGGGGCGGCCACGACCCAGATCGCGGTGCTCTCGCTCGGCTCGATCGTGACGGCCGTCCGCATCCCGGTCGGCGGCAACGCCATCGACGAGGCGGTGATCCAGTATCTGCGCCAGCACCACGCGCTGCTGCTCCCGAGTCAGTCCGTACGCCCGCTCCAGCTCGCGCTGCACGGCAACGGCCTCCAGCTCACCGGGCCCGCGCTGACCGAGATCCACGGCCGGGACGTGGCGACCGGGCTCGCCCGCTCGGTGCAGGTCGACACCGCCGCCGTACGGAAGGCCATCCACACTCCGCTCACCGCCGTCCTCGACGGGGTCGGCAAGGTGCTGCGCGAGTGCCCGCCCGATCTGGTGGCCGACCTCGCGGACCGGGGCATCATGATGGTGGGCGGCAGCGCGCTGCTCCCGGGGCTGGACCAGATGCTCCGGGAGGCGACGGGGATGCCGGTGCTCATCGCCGAGCGCCCCGACGTCTGCTCGGTGCTCGGCCTGGGGGCGATGCTGGACGGCAAGATCCAGCCGATGGTCCTCAACCCGCTGGCGGGCTAG
- a CDS encoding acyl-CoA synthetase — protein sequence MTLLLPALQSPTGPAASREAVRFGDLSLTYGRLAEASAALAARIADAGRVAVWATPTAETVIAAVAALRAGVPVVPLNPRTGESELAHILADSEPTAVLAGPADELPPALEKVRRVTVDARAETGSAEAYGGGAPADRGAPGEGGPESPALIVYTSGTTGPPKGAVLPRRAVAASLDALEDAWGWTGDDVLVHALPLFHVHGLILGVLGPLRRGGSLRHLGAFSAGGVARELGSGGTMLFGVPTMYHRLAEVLDAPAGTAERDALAGALAGARLLVSGSAALPVHDHERIAAATGRRVIERYGMTETLMNTGIRADGVPRPGTVGPPLAGVELRLVEEDGTVLEGPEAIGEIQVRGPNLFTGYLNRPDATAAAHTADGWFRTGDVGTVDTDGYVTIVGRKATDLIKSGGYKIGAGEIENVLLGHPGVREAAVTGEADPDLGERVVAWVVAADPDSPPAAEELADLVAGQLAPHKRPRLVRYLDALPRNDLGKIMKRSLHVR from the coding sequence GTGACCCTCCTTCTTCCCGCGCTCCAGTCCCCCACCGGCCCGGCGGCCTCCCGGGAGGCCGTCCGCTTCGGTGATCTCTCCCTGACCTACGGCCGGTTGGCCGAGGCCTCCGCCGCGCTCGCCGCCCGGATCGCGGACGCGGGCCGGGTCGCCGTCTGGGCCACTCCGACGGCGGAGACGGTGATCGCCGCGGTGGCGGCCCTGCGGGCCGGGGTGCCGGTCGTGCCGCTCAACCCCCGTACGGGCGAAAGCGAGTTGGCGCACATCCTGGCCGACAGCGAACCCACGGCCGTACTGGCGGGACCGGCCGACGAGCTGCCGCCCGCGCTGGAGAAGGTGCGGCGGGTGACGGTGGACGCACGGGCGGAGACCGGGAGCGCGGAGGCGTACGGAGGCGGCGCCCCGGCGGACAGGGGCGCGCCCGGTGAGGGCGGCCCCGAGTCGCCCGCCCTCATCGTCTACACCTCCGGCACCACCGGCCCGCCCAAGGGGGCCGTGCTCCCCCGGCGGGCCGTCGCCGCGTCGCTGGACGCGCTGGAGGACGCCTGGGGGTGGACCGGCGACGACGTGCTGGTCCACGCGCTGCCGCTGTTCCACGTCCACGGGCTGATCCTGGGCGTCCTCGGGCCGCTGCGGCGGGGCGGTTCGCTGCGCCACCTGGGGGCGTTCTCGGCCGGGGGCGTGGCGCGGGAGCTGGGGTCCGGGGGCACGATGCTCTTCGGCGTACCGACGATGTACCACCGGCTGGCGGAGGTGCTGGACGCCCCGGCGGGGACCGCCGAACGGGACGCGCTGGCCGGGGCGTTGGCCGGGGCGCGGCTGCTGGTCTCCGGTTCGGCGGCGCTCCCCGTGCACGACCACGAACGCATCGCGGCGGCGACCGGGCGGCGGGTGATCGAGCGGTACGGGATGACGGAGACCCTGATGAACACGGGGATCCGGGCGGACGGCGTACCGCGCCCCGGCACGGTGGGCCCGCCGCTCGCGGGGGTGGAGCTGCGGCTGGTGGAGGAGGACGGCACGGTGCTGGAGGGGCCGGAGGCGATCGGGGAGATCCAGGTCCGGGGCCCGAACCTGTTCACCGGCTACCTGAACCGGCCCGACGCCACCGCCGCCGCGCACACGGCCGACGGCTGGTTCCGGACGGGCGACGTCGGCACGGTGGACACGGACGGGTACGTGACCATCGTCGGGCGCAAGGCCACCGACCTCATCAAGAGCGGCGGCTACAAGATCGGCGCGGGCGAGATCGAGAACGTGCTCCTCGGCCACCCCGGCGTCCGCGAGGCCGCCGTCACCGGCGAGGCGGACCCGGACCTCGGTGAGCGGGTGGTGGCGTGGGTGGTCGCGGCCGACCCCGACTCGCCGCCCGCCGCCGAGGAGTTGGCGGATCTGGTGGCGGGGCAGCTGGCCCCGCACAAGCGTCCGCGTTTGGTGCGCTACCTGGACGCGCTGCCCCGCAACGACCTGGGGAAGATCATGAAGAGGTCGCTCCATGTCCGGTGA
- a CDS encoding sensor histidine kinase, whose translation MLLEAVLSIGSDLGLRATLQQIVDTATTLTGARHGALGVLEPDDDRTEALYRTGMTEAERRSVDRLLPERRAGLSAEAEDGDGEPSDAPAPAYLVAPIQVHTELFGHLCLAGKSSGPFTGTDRALLHVLASQAGIAIGNARLYESARQRERWIEGAAAVTTALLTGTNAADALMTVAESARVLAGASAGVILQPTEEGGMEIVTASTLDDPAGIVGTTIAPGSPVLVQLLGGEPVFIDDSATDPRMTTDVRSRFGPSMMLPLQSGGRLIGTLALPRRRGAPPYTAVDRLLATQFASQAALALVMADAQADREQLAVYEDRDRIARDLHDLVVQRLFATEMMLESTRRRATGEGEAGELLGRAVDELDSTIQEVRTAIFALQQPPAEAPSTFRGRVLRETGGASALLGFPPSVHFTGAVDALVDEATGRELLAALRKALAAAHRRPGVSAIEVEVDATVRLADGRGAVRLLVADDGRDEEGGRSTTVTWQAPL comes from the coding sequence ATGCTCCTGGAGGCCGTCCTCAGCATCGGCAGCGACCTCGGGCTCCGCGCCACCCTCCAGCAGATCGTGGACACCGCCACGACCCTGACCGGGGCCCGGCACGGTGCCCTCGGCGTACTGGAGCCCGACGACGACCGGACCGAGGCGCTCTACAGGACCGGGATGACGGAGGCCGAGCGGCGTTCCGTCGACCGCCTCCTCCCGGAGCGCCGGGCGGGACTGTCGGCGGAGGCGGAGGACGGGGACGGGGAGCCATCCGACGCACCCGCTCCGGCGTATCTCGTCGCCCCCATCCAGGTGCACACCGAACTCTTCGGCCACCTCTGTCTGGCCGGGAAGAGTTCGGGCCCTTTCACCGGGACGGACCGGGCCCTGCTGCACGTCCTCGCCTCCCAGGCGGGCATCGCGATCGGCAACGCCCGGCTCTACGAGAGCGCCCGGCAGCGCGAGCGGTGGATCGAGGGGGCGGCGGCCGTCACCACGGCCCTGCTGACCGGGACGAACGCGGCCGACGCCCTGATGACCGTGGCCGAGAGCGCCCGGGTGCTCGCCGGGGCCTCGGCCGGGGTGATCCTCCAGCCCACCGAGGAGGGCGGGATGGAGATCGTGACGGCCTCCACCCTCGACGACCCGGCGGGCATCGTCGGCACGACCATCGCCCCGGGCTCCCCCGTCCTGGTCCAGCTGCTCGGCGGCGAACCGGTCTTCATCGACGACTCCGCCACCGACCCCCGGATGACCACCGACGTACGGTCCCGGTTCGGGCCCAGCATGATGCTGCCGCTGCAGAGCGGCGGACGGCTCATCGGGACCCTCGCCCTGCCCCGGCGGCGCGGCGCGCCCCCGTACACGGCGGTCGACCGGCTGCTGGCGACCCAGTTCGCCTCGCAGGCCGCCCTGGCGCTGGTGATGGCGGACGCGCAGGCGGACCGGGAGCAGCTCGCGGTGTACGAGGACCGCGACCGGATCGCCCGTGACCTGCACGATCTGGTGGTCCAGCGGCTCTTCGCCACGGAGATGATGCTGGAGTCGACTCGCCGGCGGGCCACGGGTGAGGGGGAAGCCGGTGAGCTGCTCGGGCGGGCCGTGGACGAGCTGGACTCCACCATCCAGGAGGTCCGCACCGCGATCTTCGCCCTCCAGCAGCCGCCCGCCGAGGCCCCGAGCACGTTCCGGGGCCGGGTGCTGCGGGAGACCGGCGGCGCCTCGGCGCTGCTGGGCTTTCCGCCGTCGGTGCACTTCACGGGGGCGGTGGACGCGCTGGTGGACGAGGCGACGGGCCGGGAGCTGCTGGCCGCGCTCCGCAAGGCGCTGGCCGCCGCACACCGCAGGCCCGGGGTCTCGGCCATCGAGGTGGAGGTGGACGCGACGGTGCGGCTGGCGGACGGGCGGGGCGCGGTACGGCTGCTGGTGGCGGACGACGGCCGCGACGAGGAGGGCGGCCGGTCGACGACGGTGACCTGGCAGGCGCCGCTGTGA
- a CDS encoding carboxyl transferase domain-containing protein codes for MSGDAPMAGGSPLSGDASLPGGSPVSGDASVSGHAPAGTTSGTTPRATAREAIALLTGGAGFTEHRPPSPRTLPPDGPLGWAGYGAARARAAERTGEDESVVYGTGVVGDRECVLLAFEFGFLGGSLGLLTGDRLEAAYDLALTRRLPLVALVATGGSRMQEGMVALTQLQRVAAASTRLRAAGLPQIAVVRDPTTGGGWATVGAGADVVLALPGAQIGFAGSRVRPPDADPYAYGAEGQSAAGQVDAVVPGPELPRTVGLWLRALGAGEEGGGPVGGPAAAPLPRAQAPSSAGLPGSGREAVERARAAGRPRARAYLDDYFAVRLPLHGDRSGGTDPGLLSGFGLRADGRAVAYVAQCGTPTRPAGYRAAARTIRLADRLGVPVLTLVDTPGAANDAEAERAGQGAAIADTFAAIAAARVPVTTLVIGEGGSGGALALAAPGNTHVTADSYFSVIAPELAAAILKRPPEETGATADQLRLRPQDLVELGVARSIVR; via the coding sequence ATGTCCGGTGACGCCCCCATGGCCGGTGGTTCCCCCCTGTCCGGTGACGCTTCCCTGCCTGGTGGCTCCCCCGTGTCCGGTGACGCCTCCGTGTCCGGTCACGCCCCCGCTGGGACGACGTCCGGTACGACGCCCCGGGCCACCGCCCGCGAGGCCATCGCCCTGCTCACCGGCGGGGCGGGCTTCACCGAGCACCGGCCCCCGTCGCCGCGCACACTCCCGCCGGACGGCCCGCTCGGCTGGGCGGGGTACGGCGCGGCGCGCGCACGGGCGGCGGAGCGGACCGGTGAGGACGAGTCGGTCGTGTACGGGACCGGGGTCGTCGGCGACCGGGAGTGCGTGCTGCTCGCCTTCGAATTCGGCTTCCTGGGCGGCTCGTTGGGCCTGCTGACGGGTGACCGGCTGGAGGCCGCGTACGACCTGGCGCTCACCCGCCGGCTGCCGCTGGTCGCGCTCGTCGCCACGGGCGGCAGCCGGATGCAGGAGGGCATGGTCGCGCTCACCCAGCTCCAGCGGGTGGCCGCCGCCTCCACCCGGCTGCGGGCGGCGGGGCTCCCGCAGATCGCCGTGGTCCGCGACCCCACGACCGGCGGCGGCTGGGCCACCGTGGGGGCGGGCGCGGACGTGGTGCTGGCCCTGCCGGGCGCCCAGATCGGGTTCGCCGGCTCCCGGGTACGCCCGCCGGACGCCGACCCGTACGCGTACGGCGCCGAGGGCCAGTCGGCGGCGGGCCAGGTGGACGCGGTGGTCCCGGGCCCGGAGCTGCCCCGCACGGTGGGGCTGTGGCTGCGGGCGCTGGGGGCGGGCGAGGAAGGTGGCGGTCCCGTGGGCGGACCCGCCGCCGCGCCGCTCCCCCGGGCCCAGGCCCCGTCCTCCGCCGGGCTGCCGGGGAGCGGGCGGGAGGCGGTGGAGCGGGCCCGGGCGGCGGGGCGGCCGCGGGCCCGGGCGTATCTGGACGACTACTTCGCCGTACGGCTCCCCCTCCACGGGGACCGGTCCGGCGGTACGGACCCGGGGCTGCTCAGCGGGTTCGGGCTGCGGGCGGACGGGCGGGCCGTCGCGTACGTCGCGCAGTGCGGGACCCCGACGCGCCCGGCCGGCTACCGGGCGGCGGCCCGGACGATCCGGCTCGCGGACCGGCTCGGCGTCCCCGTCCTCACCCTGGTCGACACCCCGGGCGCCGCCAACGACGCCGAGGCGGAACGGGCCGGCCAGGGCGCGGCCATCGCGGACACCTTCGCGGCGATCGCGGCGGCCCGGGTGCCGGTGACCACGCTGGTGATCGGCGAGGGCGGCTCGGGCGGTGCGCTGGCCCTCGCGGCCCCGGGCAACACCCATGTGACGGCGGACAGTTACTTCTCCGTCATCGCGCCCGAACTCGCGGCGGCCATCCTCAAGCGGCCGCCGGAGGAGACGGGCGCCACCGCCGACCAGCTCCGGCTGCGGCCGCAGGATCTGGTGGAGCTGGGGGTCGCCCGCTCGATCGTCCGGTAG